From the Zonotrichia albicollis isolate bZonAlb1 chromosome Z, bZonAlb1.hap1, whole genome shotgun sequence genome, one window contains:
- the DNAJA1 gene encoding dnaJ homolog subfamily A member 1 codes for MVKETTYYDVLGVKPNASAEELKKAYRKLALKYHPDKNPNEGEKFKQISQAYEVLSDSKKRELYDKGGEQAIKEGGSGGGFGSPMDIFDMFFGGGGRMQRERRGKNVVHQLSVSLEDMYNGAMRKLALQKNVICDKCEGRGGKKGAVECCPNCRGTGMQIRIHQIGPGMVQQIQSVCMECQGHGERISPKDRCKSCNGRKIVREKKILEVHIDKGMKDGQKITFHGEGDQEPGLEPGDIIIVLDQKDHSVFTRRDEDLLLSMDIQLVEALCGFQKPITTLDNRTIIITSHPGQVVEHGAIKCVLNEGMPIYRRPYEKGRLIIEFRVIFPESGFLSSDKLSLLEKLLPTRQEIEETEEMEQVELVDFDPSQKRKHHYNGEVYEDDEHQPRGGVQCQTS; via the exons ATGGTGAAGGAGACGACCTACTACGATGTGCTGGGCGTTAAGCCCAACGCGTCCGCCGAGGAGCTGAAGAAGGCCTACCGCAAGCTCGCGCTCAAGTACCACCCGGACAAGAACCCCAATGAGGGCGAGAAG TTCAAGCAGATCTCGCAAGCTTACGAAGTGCTGTCGGACTCGAAGAAGAGGGAGCTGTATGACAAAGGAGGCGAGCAAGCTATCAAGGAGGGCGGCTCTGGCGGCGGCTTCGGGTCACCCATGGACATATTCGATATGTTCTTCGGCGGCGGGGGAAGGATGCAGAGGGAGAGGCGAG GTAAAAATGTGGTCCACCAGTTGTCAGTAAGTTTGGAAGATATGTACAATGGTGCAATGAGAAAACTTGCACTGCAGAAAAATGTCATCTGTGACAAGTGTGAAG GTCGTGGTGGTAAGAAAGGTGCAGTAGAATGCTGCCCTAATTGCAGGGGAACAGGCATGCAGATCAGAATTCACCAGATTGGGCCAGGAATGGTGCAGCAGATCCAGTCTGTGTGTATGGAGTGCCAGGGGCATGGGGAGCGTATCAGCCCCAAGGACCGGTGTAAGAGCTGCAATGGCAGAAAAATTGTTCGGGAGAAGAAGATCCTGGAAGTTCACATTGACAAAG GAATGAAGGATGGTCAGAAAATAACATTCCATGGTGAAGGGGACCAAGAGCCAGGTCTGGAGCCCGGGGATATTATTATTGTCTTGGATCAGAAAGACCACTCTGTATTTACAAG ACGAGATGAAGATCTACTTCTGTCTATGGATATTCAACTGGTTGAAGCACTATGTGGCTTTCAAAAGCCCATCACAACTCTGGATAACAGAACTATTATTATTACCTCCCATCCTG gcCAGGTTGTTGAGCATGGGGCTATTAAGTGTGTGTTGAATGAAGGTATGCCAATCTATCGCAGACCGTATGAAAAAGGACGTCTGATCATAGAATTCAGG GTGATCTTCCCAGAGAGTGGCTTCCTCTCCTCAGATAAGCTGTCCTTACTCGAAAAACTGCTACCTACAAGGCAGGAGATAGAAGAAACTGAGGAAATGGAACAGGTGGAATTAGTGGACTTCGATCCGTCTCAAAAGCGAAAACACCACTATAATGGAGAAGTGTATGAAGATGATGAGCATCAGCCTAGAGGTGGTGTTCAGTGCCAGACATCATAA